One region of Zingiber officinale cultivar Zhangliang chromosome 7B, Zo_v1.1, whole genome shotgun sequence genomic DNA includes:
- the LOC122003597 gene encoding carotenoid cleavage dioxygenase 8 homolog B, chloroplastic-like codes for MASAFFASPKSVASPPNMPRCALLNPAGERRRRDSVKAGVATEVTPSVIDDPVRPPVVTGREAGKLAAWRSVRQERWQGEMPVEGDIPRWLSGTYLRNGPGLWNIDDYDFRHLFDGYATLVRVRFEQGRAVAAHRQIESEAYKAARKNRRVCYREFSEVPKPASFLSYVGELASLFSGVSLTDNSNTGVVMLGDGRVVCLTETIKGSIQIDPDTLETLGRFEYEDKLGGLIHSAHPIVTESDFLTLLPDLLRPGYLVVRMEAGSNERKVLGRVKCRGSVPAPGWVHSFAATDHFVVVPEMPLRYCVQNLLRAEPTPLYKFEWHPNSGSYVHIMSKATGNIVASVEVPPYVTFHFINAYEEVDAEGRITGIIADCCEHYANTDILEMLRLQNLRSFAGHDVLPDARVGRFRIPLDGSPQGELEAALDPEEHGRGMDMCSINPTYLGKKYRYAYACGARRPCNFPNTLTKIDLVEKKAKNWHQEGAVPSEPFFVARPGATEEDDGVVISIVSDKNGEGYALVLDGRSFEELARAKFPYGLPYGLHGCWVPKKQ; via the exons ATGGCTTCCGCCTTCTTTGCGTCTCCCAAATCCGTCGCTTCCCCACCAAACATGCCGAGATGCGCGTTACTCAATCCCGCCGGCGAACGCCGCCGGCGAGACTCTGTCAAAGCCGGCGTTGCCACCGAGGTAACTCCGTCCGTCATCGACGATCCGGTCCGGCCGCCGGTCGTCACCGGACGCGAGGCCGGCAAGCTCGCCGCGTGGAGGAGCGTCCGCCAGGAGCGGTGGCAGGGGGAGATGCCCGTCGAGGGAGACATCCCGCGATGGCTG AGTGGCACGTACTTGAGGAACGGCCCTGGGTTGTGGAACATCGACGACTACGACTTCCGCCACCTTTTCGACGGCTACGCCACCCTGGTCCGCGTGCGGTTCGAGCAGGGGCGCGCAGTGGCGGCGCATCGCCAGATCGAGTCGGAGGCGTACAAGGCGGCGAGGAAGAACCGGCGCGTCTGCTACCGTGAATTCTCCGAGGTGCCCAAGCCGGCCAGCTTCCTCTCCTACGTCGGGGAGCTGGCCAGCCTCTTCTCCGGCGTGTCGCTCACCGACAACTCCAACACCGGCGTCGTCATGCTCGGCGACGGCCGCGTCGTCTGCCTCACGGAGACGATCAAGGGGTCGATCCAGATCGACCCGGACACGCTGGAGACGCTGGGGCGGTTCGAGTACGAGGACAAGCTCGGCGGCCTCATCCACTCCGCCCACCCCATCGTGACCGAGTCGGATTTCCTAACGCTGCTGCCGGACCTGCTTCGGCCGGGCTACCTGGTGGTGCGGATGGAGGCCGGAAGCAACGAGCGCAAAGTGTTGGGCCGCGTCAAATGCCGCGGCTCCGTGCCGGCGCCAGGGTGGGTCCACTCCTTCGCCGCCACAGACCACTTCGTGGTGGTGCCGGAGATGCCACTCAGGTACTGCGTTCAGAACCTGCTCCGCGCCGAGCCCACGCCGCTCTACAAGTTCGAGTGGCACCCCAACTCCGGCAGCTACGTCCACATCATGTCCAAAGCCACCGGAAACATC GTGGCAAGCGTGGAGGTCCCTCCGTATGTCACCTTCCACTTCATCAACGCGTACGAGGAGGTCGACGCAGAGGGAAGAATCACCGGAATCATAGCCGATTGCTGCGAGCACTACGCGAACACCGACATCCTCGAGATGCTTCGCCTGCAAAACTTAAGATCATTCGCCGGCCATGATGTCTTGCCCGATGCAAG GGTGGGAAGGTTCAGAATTCCACTAGATGGGAGCCCACAAGGGGAGCTGGAAGCGGCACTGGACCCGGAGGAGCACGGCAGAGGAATGGACATGTGCAGCATCAACCCGACCTACCTCGGCAAGAAGTACAGATACGCCTACGCCTGTGGAGCCCGCCGCCCCTGCAACTTCCCCAACACCCTCACCAAG ATTGACTTGGTGGAAAAGAAGGCGAAGAACTGGCACCAGGAAGGCGCGGTGCCATCGGAGCCGTTCTTCGTGGCTCGTCCAGGCGCAACTGAGGAAGATGATG GAGTCGTGATCTCCATCGTGAGTGACAAGAACGGAGAAGGGTACGCACTGGTGTTGGATGGGAGAAGCTTCGAGGAGCTCGCACGAGCCAAATTCCCCTATGGACTTCCCTACGGCTTGCACGGGTGTTGGGTTCCGAAGAAGCAGTAG
- the LOC122004191 gene encoding uncharacterized protein LOC122004191, whose translation MAERHAPPLVPACRDGYAAVPVRSAPTFVHVSDTNSHSLKMAIDALFVQHGLSLSRLRGQGYDGASNMRVIEVLGNVHDDTSYSVNKGVATGITNELSLSLQQGDQNIVQAMSLVRSVKCRLQDFRENGWQISLEQVNTFCELNMIPILDMEDNMLTRGHGRRRGQLITNFHHYRVEIFCQKLVETEKHLVFPLVYRMIELALVLPVATASVERVFSAMKTVKTDLRNRMGDEWMNDSLNPIASSCTDSSVIADFCANPEMKLTYGRKLSLSYLFPGAPRTSTPPPSSLLLSDHLPLTF comes from the exons ATGGCGGAGCGTCATGCGCCGCCGCTGGTGCCGGCGTGCCGCGACGGTTATGCGGCTGTGCCTGTGCGTAGTGCACCGACCT TTGTGCATGTGTCTGACACCAATTCTCATTCTTTGAAAATGGCTATTGATGCTTTATTTGTGCAACATGGTTTATCATTATCTAGATTGAGAGGCCAAGGATATGATGGAGCTTCAAATATGCGTG TGATAGAAGTGTTAGGAAATGTACATGATGACACCTCTTATTCTGTGAATAAAGGTGTTGCCACAG GAATTACAAATGAGCTATCACTTTCCCTCCAACAAGGGGATCAAAATATTGTTCAAGCCATGTCCTTGGTTAGAAGTGTGAAATGTCGACTACAAGACTTCAGGGAAAATGGATGGCAGATAAGTTTGGAACAAGTTAACACATTTTGTGAATTGAATATGATTCCAATACTTGATATGGAGGACAACATGCTAACTCGTGGTCATGGTAGGCGTAGAGGGCAACTCATCACCAATTTTCATCATTATCGTGTGGAGATTTTTTGtcag AAATTGGTTGAGACTGAAAAACATTTGGTGTTCCCATTGGTTTATCGTATGATAGAGTTGGCATTAGTTTTACCAGTTGCAACTGCTTCGGTTGAACGAGTGTTTTCTGCAATGAAGACtgtgaagactgatttacgtaatAGAATGggagatgaatggatgaatgaCAGTCTA AATCCAATTGCCTCCTCTTGTACCGACTCGTCAGTCATCGCAGACTTCTGTGCCAACCCGGAAATGAAGCTCACCTATGGAAGAAAG ctctccctctcctatctcTTCCCCGGTGCTCCCCGCACTTCCACGCCGCCGCCATCATCGCTGCTGCTTTCCGACCACCTTCCCCTGACCTTCTAA